Proteins found in one Deltaproteobacteria bacterium genomic segment:
- a CDS encoding type II toxin-antitoxin system VapB family antitoxin yields the protein MALSIHNPKAEKLARELAVKSGETITQAIITALEERLVRMQGKKEPMDLAEEIMKIAERCSRIPDKDPRSAEQILNYDQKGVPE from the coding sequence ATGGCCTTAAGCATTCATAACCCAAAAGCAGAAAAATTAGCCAGGGAATTGGCTGTAAAAAGTGGGGAGACCATTACCCAGGCGATTATCACCGCTTTGGAAGAGCGCCTGGTAAGAATGCAGGGAAAAAAAGAGCCCATGGATCTTGCCGAAGAAATAATGAAAATCGCCGAACGCTGCAGCCGTATTCCGGATAAAGATCCCAGGAGTGCGGAACAGATTCTGAATTATGATCAGAAAGGGGTCCCGGAATAA
- a CDS encoding type II toxin-antitoxin system HicA family toxin gives MTTTDKLIEKARWSPNNLNFEEICLLAERVGFIFRRQAGSHRIYKHPVHKAIMNFQPDKRDPSKAKGYQIKQLLDFIKAMEK, from the coding sequence ATGACCACAACGGATAAATTGATAGAGAAGGCCAGGTGGTCCCCTAATAATCTTAATTTTGAGGAAATCTGTCTATTGGCTGAAAGGGTGGGGTTTATCTTCAGGAGACAGGCCGGGAGCCATAGAATTTATAAGCACCCGGTCCACAAAGCCATAATGAATTTCCAACCGGATAAGCGGGACCCTTCAAAGGCAAAAGGATATCAGATAAAACAACTACTTGATTTCATCAAGGCCATGGAGAAATGA